From Malaciobacter mytili LMG 24559:
AGACGAAAGTCGGTCATAGTGATCCGGTGGTTCTGAGTGGAAGGGCCATCGCTCAAAGGATAAAAGGTACGCCGGGGATAACAGGCTGATCTCCCCCAAGAGCTCACATCGACGGGGAGGTTTGGCACCTCGATGTCGGCTCATCGCATCCTGGGGCTGGAGCAGGTCCCAAGGGTATGGCTGTTCGCCATTTAAAGCGGTACGCGAGCTGGGTTCAGAACGTCGTGAGACAGTTCGGTCCCTATCTTCCGTGGGCGTAGGAAAGTTGAGGAGATTTGTCCCTAGTACGAGAGGACCGGGATGAACGTACCACTGGTGTACCAATTGTTCTGCCAAGAGCATCGTTGGGTAGCTACGTACGGATGAGATAAGAGCTGAAAGCATCTAAGCTCGAAGCCAACTCCAAGATGAACTTTCCCTGAAGATCCCTCTAAGACTAAGAGGTTGATAGGCTAGATGTGTAATCAATGAAAGTTGTTTAGCTGACTAGTACTAATAGATCGTTTGGCTTTTTTTTTACAATTCTTTGGTTTACTATCTTATTAAATATAAAAGTTGTGTAAAAGACTTTAACAAAAAACTCACAAAGTTGAGTGTTAAGAATAGAAGAACTATTTTTATCACTCAACTTGCTGGTGGATATAGCGAAGTGGAAATACCCAGACCCATACCGAACCTGGAAGTCAAGCACTTCAGCGCTGATAATACTGCAGCTTTCAGTTGTGGAAACGTAGGTCTCTGCCAGCTCTTGAGTTTTTTATATAACAATTTAGCCTTTATCTAAGTCAATATTTACTGTTGATTTCGATAGAGGCTTTTTTTTTACCTTGTTTTTTTATATATTTTACTTTTATCTTTTATTACTAGAAAAAGAGCCAGACTTTATTGAAGCCAAAAATAGGAAGATAATTTTCGAGAAAGCCTGAGGATTGTTTGAAATAAAAAGAGTGATAAATTCACTCTTTTTATAAGTTCCGCAAGGCAGAAAATTAGAATAATATTTTTGGGAAGCATTTATGCCTTCAATAACTTGTCTGGGAGTTTCTTTGTACCTTTCTTTACGGTTAAAGAAAGGTAATTAAAAAAAGAAATATAAAATATAAGATAAAAGTTTTATTCTCTTATAGTATTTTCTACTTATAAATATATATTTCTATAATTAATATTTAGACTGAAATACTTTTTTTTTATAAAAAAAGTAAACAAAAAAAATCGTTCACTAGATGAAAAATTACGCTAAATCTTTTTTAAAATCCTAAAATTGTAAGACTCGGCAAATTCTTGCCTCAAACAAGTTACAATTTCTTTACGAATTTTAAAAAATATTCTTTACGCTATTTTTCAAATGCTCACCCTTTTATCTAGTAATTTAACTTTATTGAACTAAAAAGTATAAGTTGTGTAAAGAGTCATTAAAATAAAGCTTTAAATGGATTAATTTATAAAAAATAAGTAAATATACTTATCTCTCTTTTCTTTTTCTTCTAGACATCTTATAGGGCTTTTATATAAAGCTAGGTTTCTTTTGATTTTTTTTATTAAAGGCTTTATTTACTAAATTAACATACTATTAATTAAAATTGGGTAGAATTACACATATTTTAATAAGGAAAATTGATGCTTTCATCTTTTAAACAAAAGATTATAGATTATGTATTTACAGTTTCAAAACAACCTATATTATTAAAAGATTTACTAATTGCAAATGCTCAATATAATGAAAAATTGCATGTTGATCCAGTAAAACTTGGATTTAGATTAAAAGTTGCTAGAGCTTATTTGGTATATATAATACTTGTAATTCTTTTTCTAATTCCTTTTACAATTGTTTCTCATGGTGCATTTGTAAAAATGGATTCACATGTTTCTATTGTTGCAGGGATGCTTTTAACAGCAGTAATTTTTATCTTTTTTAATTTCTTTAGAGTTTGGTTAGTTGACCAAGTTGCTTTAAGTCAAATAAAAAAAGGTTGGAAAACACATTTCCCATTTTTTCCATATAAAGATTATAATAAAAAAATTGATGAGATTTTTCAAAAAGCTAGTAAATTAGAGCTTCCAAAAAAAGAACTTCAAAAATATATCTTAGATAATCTAGTAGAATAGATTATCTAATCTCTTAAAGCTTTTGCTTGAGGATTTCTTTGCTTTTTTAATTGCATATCTACAAATTTTCCTAATAATTCTTGTTTTTCTTTAAAAGCTAAAGTTTGCTTTTTAATCTCAGGAATATATTCATAAATATTAAAACCTGCTTCATACATAGATAATCTAACAGGAGTAGCAATAGAATAAGTTGTAATAATTGTATTTTTATTTGAAAGTCTATATAAAATATCAAAATATTCTTTAGTCCACAATTCATTATTAACGTCACTTGAAAAAGCATCTTGATAAATTATATCAAAATTTATTTCTAATGAATTTAGATATTCTCTTGCATCACCAATTTTAATAATTATATTAAATTGAGTATCCTTATAATATTTATCTTCACATAGCTTTATAATAATAGATTTTAATTCTTCAAACTCTTTAGGGTATTCAAACTCTTTTAATGATGAAATAAGCACTTCATCTAGTTCAGGAGAGTATATATTTATTTTAGCATTAATATTATACTTTTTTACATAATAAATAGTTGCTAAAGTATTATATCCTAATCCAAAACAAATATCTAAAATATTTAATTCATTTTTATTTTGATGAAAAGTAAAGGCTGGAATAATATGTTTTGATAAGCTTTCAAAAATTGCACCATCATTTATACTATGATAGTGCTGATTATATTGTTGGGAAAAAAGAGTTTTAGACCCATCTCTTGTAGTAACTACTTTATACATAAAATTAGATTTCTAACTCTTTTAATTTTTCTTCAGGTAAAAATAAATCTTTATTAGACATTACTCCAATTCCATTATTTAAAACCTCTTGTGCAATTTGTTTTGCTTCTTCTAATGAGTGCATTTTATATGTACCACATTGATATTCATTTAATTCTGGAATATCATTTTGAGATTTTACTTTAATTACATCTTCCATAGATTTTTTCCAAGCAGTAGCAACTACTTCTTCACTTGGATTTCCTAATAAACTCATATAAAATCCTGTTCTACACCCCATAGGAGAAACGTCAATAATTTCAACTTTATCAGAATTTAAATGATTTCTTATAAATCCTGCAAAAAGATGTTCTAAAGTATGAATACCTTTTTCTCCTAACATTTTTTTATTTGGAATACAGAATCTTAAATCATAAACAGTAATAACATCTCCCGAAGGTGATTTCATAGTTTTTGCAACTCTAACAGCAGGTGCTGGCATAATAGTGTGGTCTACTCTAAAACTATCTAGTAGTGGCATTTTGTTCCTTTTAGATTTAATTATTTTGAATTTTATCCTAAAATTACTAAAGAGGTATTTATAAATAATAAGCTTTAATATTTTAACAGTATTTCTAAAGTAAAGAAAAAACTTAAACTGTAATTGAAAATATTGCTCCTTTTATTGAATTTTCAACTTTTATTTCTCCATTCATTTTTTCTTCAATAATTAGTTTTGTCATATAAAGCCCTATGCCAGTTCCATAATTACATTTTGTAGTAAAATATGGATCAAATATTTTATCTAAGATATTTTTATCTACTCCTCCTGCATTATCTTCAATATATAAAGTATTGTGTTTTTCTTCTTTTATATAGATTTTTATTTTGGGATTTGTCACTTTTCTATCTACTAATATATCTTTTGCATTTGAAATAATATTAACTATAGCTTGTGCATATTCATTTTTAAACCCATAAATTTTAAAGTCTTTTCCTTTTTTTATTTTAACTTTTATTTTATAGAAGCTTAATGTAGAATTTAATATTTTTAAAGCATTTTCAACAGCTTCAAAGATATAAAACTCTTCTTTTTTGCTATTTGGGTCAAAAAAATTTCTAAAATCATCTATAGTTTTTGACATATATTCTGTTAAATCATTTGCTTCATTTATTCTATTTATAAGATATTTTTTAGTTAATTCATTATATTCGTACGCTGATTGAATATCAAAAAATAATCCTGAAATTTGCGATAAAGGTTGTCTCCATTGGTGAGCAATATTTTCTATCATTTCACCCATTGCCGCCATTTTTGATTTTTGTATTAAAAGTTGTTCTTGTCTTCTTTTTTGTTTTTTTAAATAAGTTCTTTCTGTAATATCTTTAAGTGATGAAAAAAGTAGATTTTCATCATAATTATTATAATTAACAATTTGAAGTTCAATGATTTTAATATTATTATTTTTATCTTTTAATTTTATAGTTTTTTCAAAAGAAGATTTATTTAAAACCATTTCTTTATCTAAATTTATAAATAATTCAAAAAAATTTCTATTTAGTAATTCTGAATGTTTATAAGAAGTAAGTTTTAATGCAGTATTATTAAAACTTAAAATTTCACCTTTATGTTTATTTGAAATAATAAAAGCATTATTACTATGATTAAAAAGAAGTTTAAATTTTTGTTCATTAGAAATAACTCTTTTTTTATAGTTTTTAAATAAAGAATCAATCTTTTTTGTAAATAAAAGAGAAATAATAAAGAAAAATATAGTTATTACACTAATAGAAATAGAGAGTTTAGTTATATTTTTTATTAAATTTTTATAAGAGATATTTCTTTCATTTTTAATAATATTATTAATAGTATTTAAATTTGTAACATTTGCAATAAAATATCTATACTCTTGTATAAAACTTCCATACATTAGTTTTTCAGAATCTTCATAAAATATAAAATCATTACCTTTATAATTTGTTTTTATAAGTAAATCTTTTATAGCTTCTTTATCAAACTTATTTGCAATTACATGTTTTTGTATAATTAAATCACTATTTAAAATATCATTTAAACTAGTTACATTGTATATTAAAATAAAGTCTTCTTTATTAGAACTTTGCTTAAAAATCTTTTCTTTAATTTTACTAGTAATATTTTCTTTTATTTTTTCTAAAAAAGTAGTAGAACCAATAATAATATCTAATTCATCTAATGCTCTTGCAAAAAGTATTTTTTTTGATAATATATTACTTTTGGGTTTATACCAAAAATATTCATGAAAAGTTTGTTTTTTATTATTAGAATGAATGATTTCGTTTATAAATTTTTTTCCAGAGATATCTTGAATATTTAAATAATTTTCTCCTTCTATTTTTTTATATTCAGTATTTAAAATAATAGTTCCTTTTTTATCTAAAATAAAATAATTTATATCATTTTCTTTATTTGAGATTTGAGTAAGAGCGTCTTTTATAAATTTTAATTTTTCCTCTTTTGTAAGATTTTTTGATTTTTTATATATGGCCTTAGCTAAATTATATGCTATTATTGATTGATTTTTAATTCTATATTTTTTATTTTTTAAAATAGAAAATTCTTCAATTTTTATATCATTTATTAGATTCTCAACAGATGTTTTTAGAGTAAATTTTTTTCTTTCAATAATAGTATTTTTAAAATTATTTATATGATTATTAAAATTTGTAAATTCAGTTTGTATAAGAATAATACCTATTATTGTAGCAACTAATAGAATAATTATTGTAGAACTTAAAAGTGTAATTTTTTTTATTTTTTTTTCAGTGTTTGTATATTTATTCAATATTTAATTTATATCCTATATTTGAAATATTTTTAATGCATTTTATAGGAAGTTTTTTCCTTAAAAAACCTATTGTAGTTCGAAGAGAGTATATGCTCATATATTTTTCATTCCATACAACTCTTTCAATCTCTTCATAAGAAATTATTCTGTTTCTATTTTTTACTAATAGTTCTAAAAATAAAAATTCTTTTTTTGTAAGAGTTAATGGTGAGTCTTTATAATAAAAAAGTAAATTCTTACAATCAAAATAAAAATTTGCATTTAGATATATCTTTTTATCTTTGCTTTCTTCAATTTTTTTTACTGCTTTTTTTAAAGCAGGATATAAATTTTTACTTGAAAGAGGTTTTATAATATATTTTTCAAGGTTTAATTCAATAGCCTCTAATAAATAATCTTTATTACTAAAAGCTGTTGAAATAATAATTTTTGTATTAAGATCATTTTCTCTAATTTTTTTTGAAAGTGAAATTCCATCTAGTTTTGGTAAATTTATATCTGTTAAAATAATATGAGGTTTATATTTTTTATAAAGTTTAAAGCCCTCAAAGCCATCTTTAGCTTCAATAAGAGTTTTAAACATCCTTTTTAGAATTCTTGAATTGATTTTTCTTACTTCTTCATCATCTTCAATATATAAAATAGTATATGCTTTAAAATTTTGCATTTAAGACCTTTTTTTAGATAGATATTTAAGTATTATAGGTGATAATATTATAACTATTATAATTATTAAAAGACTTAAAGTAATTGGTCTTTCCCAAAGAAAAGAGATAGAACCATCGCTTATTGTTAAAGATCTTCTTAAATTATCTTCAATCATCTTTCCTAAAATAAATCCTAAAATCATAGGTGCCATAGGAAAATCTAAAATTCTTAAAAAAAGTGCAACAACAGCAAATAGTGTCATTATATAAATATCAAAATTATTAAAAGTAACTAGATATACCCCAATTAAAGAAAAAAAGATAATAAGAGGCAATAGCAATTGTTTAGGTAAAGTTAGTATTTTAGCTATATAAGGAATAAGAGGAAGATTTAAAATCAATAATACTAAATTTCCAATATACATAGAGATAATAACAGACCAAAATAAAATAGGATTATCAATATATAATGTTGGGCCTGGCTGAATACCATAAGATATTAAGGCTCCTAAAATAACAGCTGTAGTTCCAGAACCTGGAATGCCTAATGTTAATAATGGTACAAAAGAACCTGAAGAAGCAGCATTATTGGCACTTTCTGGTCCAGCAAGACCTTGAAGAGAACCATTTCCAAATTTTTGTTTCTCTTTTTTACTTGCAAAGCTTCTTTCCATTCCATAAGCTAAGAATGAAGCAATTGTAGCACCAGCTCCTGGTAAGATACCAACAAAAAAACCTAGAATAGAAGATCTTGCAATAGTTGGGGCAATTTGTCTAATTTCATTTTTTTGAAGTTTTAAACTACCAAGTTCATTTTTTAATTTTGTTTCTTCATCTTTATTAGTTCTTTTATTTTCTAAGATATTCATCATTGCTTCAGATAAAGCAAAAGCAGCCATTGCTAGAAGTAAAAAGGATATTCCATCAATTAAATCTAATCTTCCAAAAGTAAATCTTGGAATTCCAGAATCAGAATCTATACCAATAGTTGAGAGCATAATACCAAAAATTGTCATTATAGAAGCTTTTAGAAAATTGCCTCTTCCTGAAAATGCTGCTACTGCTGTAAGTCCTAATAACATCATTGCAAAATAGTCAGAAGATTGAAAACTTAATGAGATATTTGCCAAAATTGGTGCAGCAATAAGTAAAAAAATAGCTGCTATTGTTCCTCCTGAAAAAGAAGAATATGCTGCAATTGCTAAGGCTTTACCTGCTTGTCCTTTTTTTGATAAAGGATAACCATCAAATGAACTAGCTACTGTTCCTGCTACTCCTGGAGCATTTATTAAAATTGATGAAGTTGAGCCTCCAAAAACAGCACCATAATAAACTCCGGCAATTAAAATTAATCCAGAAGAAGGATCCATCCCATATGTAATAGGAATCATAAGTGCAATGGCTGATATTGGTCCAAGCCCAGGAAGCATCCCAATAATAGTTCCTGCAAAACAACCTATAATTACCATTAGTATATTATAAAAAGAAAAAGCAGTTTGTGCTCCTTGTAAGATACCATCTATCATAAGAATACTCCTTTAATATATTCTATAAAAAATCCAGGTACTATATATACCCCTAAAATATTATTTAGGATAAGATAAAACCCAACAGATATACTAATAGAAATAATTAGTATTCTTTTAATGTTCCTTTCTTTTAAAAAAATAAAACTCAAAGCTAAAAAAATTATAGTAGATAAAATAAATCCTAAAATTTTTATAATTAAGCCATATAAAAACATTAAAGTTATAAATAAAAAAATAGTTTTAAAATCTAATGATTTTAAATATTCTAGTGAAATTTTTTCATTGTGTTTTTCTTTGATTGCAAAAAATAACATTAGTAAAGAGATAATTATTCCAATAATTCCAATATAGAAAGGAAATGTAGAAGGAGTCATCACTTCAAACTGAGCATTTGGCAACTCTTTTATATCAAATACATTATAAAAGTAAAAAGATGAAAGAGCTAAAAAGAAAATTGAACCTATTATATTTTTTGACATAAGATATTCCTTAATAACCTAGATAAATATTTTTATAAAAAGCCCATTTCTTTCATTAGAGAACTAATTATTTTTTCTTGGTTTTCAAGAAAAAGTTTAAACTCTTCTTTTGATTTATATAGGTTTTCCCAACCATTTCTTTTTCTTATTTTTTCCCATTCTTCAGTTTTATACATATCTTCTAGAATTTTTGCAAATTCGTCAATTTTTTTCTTTGGAAGATTAGGAGCAGCAAAGAAACCTCTCCAATTTACAAAATAAGCATCTACACCCATACTTTTAAAGCTTGGGATACCTTCAATACTCTTATTAGATGTAACTCCAATTATTTTTAATTCTTTCTTTTTATGTTTTTCTAAAACTTCACCAAGTCCAGTTGATAAAATATCAACTTCTCCTGTTAATAATCCAGCTATTGCTTTACCTCCTGCATTGTAAGGTACATATCTCACATCTCTAGGATTTCCATTTGCAGCTTTAAATATTTGTGCTGCAACTAAGTGGTCCATACTTCCTCTTGAACTTCCTCCTGCAATTTTTATTTTTCCTGGATTTTTTTTAAAGGCTTTTTTAACATCTTCCCATGAATTATATTTTGAATCATTTTTTACTACTAAAACGCCAAAATCTGCAATAACTGTTGAAATTAAAGATAAATCTCTAAAAGATTGAGGAAATATGCCTTGTAGTGATCTAATAACAATTGGAGTTGAATTTACCATTATTGTATTTTGTTGTTTATTAGCAGTTTCAATTAAATAAGCAATAGCTTTTCCACCTCCACCACCTGAAATATTTTCGTATGAAGCTTCTTTTATTAAATTTGATTTTAAAAGAGCTTCTCCTACCCCTCTTGCTGTACCATCCCAGCCACCACCTGCTCCTCCAGGTATTAAAAAGTGTATTTTTTCAATATTTGCTGCAAATAGAGTACTATTTACTATTAATAAACTAATAAAAAGATTTTTAAAAGTTTTTGTTAGCTTGTAATTTTTCATCTTTTTCTCCTTAACTTTTTATATATTTAAAGTCTAGATAAAAAAAATGTAAAAAAAATAAAATATTAAATGATTTTTGAAAGTTTTTATATATTTGTAGGATAAATAGAAGCAGAGTTTTAAACTCTTGCTTCTTCTCTTCTTTGTAAATATTCCCATCTAGCATCAACTCTTTTTTGCCATTCTTCTATAATATGCTCATTTTCAGGAGCAAATAGATGTTTAAATCTTGGTTGAAATGCTAAATAATCCCTTACTGGAACAATATTTTTAGGTCTATATGTAATATTTAATTCAGTTCCATCAATTATTTCATAAAGAGGGAAAACTAATGAATCTGTTGCTAAATCAGAAGCTTCAATAGTTTGGTCAGGTTTAAATCTCCACTCAGTTGTACATGCACTCATCGCATTGATAAATACTGGACCTTCTGTATCAAATCCTCTTTGGATTTTTTTAACCATATCTTTCCATTTATTTGGAGCAACTTGTGCAACATAAGGAGAACCATGTGCTGCCATAATTGATAAAATATCTTTTTTATTTTTCTTTTCACCATAAGATACAGTTCCCGCAGGAGCAGTTGTAGTACTTGCTCCAATTGGAGTAGATGAAGATCTTTGACCTCCTGTATTTGCATAAACTTCATTGTCTAAACAAACATACATAAAATCATGTCCTCTTTCAAAACAACCTGAAATAAATTGAAAACCTATATCATAAGTTGCACCATCTCCACCAAATGCAACAAATTTTGGTTGTGGAGTATCAGCAGGAATTCTTCCTTTTTTTCTTAAAACTTTATTCATAGTTTCTGCACCTGCAATTGCTGTTGAAGCATTTTCAAATCCAATATGAATCCATGAACAGTCCCATGAAGTATGAGGATAAATAGCTGTACAAACTTCTAAACAACCAGTTGCTGCAGAAACAACTAAATTATCATTTGTTGCATTTAAAACTTCTCTTACAATAATAGAGTGTGCACACCCTGGACATAAAACATGAGAACCTTCAAATCTTTCAGCAGCTGTTGAAAATGTTTTTAAGTTTTTTATCTCTTTTTGATTACTCATAACAATCCTTCTTATAGTTCATAGAAGCTTAATTCTGGACCTCTAACACCTGTTAATTTTTGGATTTTTCCTGTTAGTTTACCAGCTTTTGCATCTTTATTTAAATCTCTGTAAATATCGCATAATTCATTAATAGTCATATCTCTTCCACCTAAACCATAAATTAAATTTCTTAATACAGGCCTAGCAGAAGTGTTGAATAATGCACCTGCTACTTCATTATATAAAGCACCCACAGTTCCTCCAGGTGCACTTCTATCCATACATGCAACAGCTTTAGCATTTTGTAAAGTTTGTGCAATTTCAACTAAAGGAAAAGGTCTAAATAATCTTGGTGCAACAACACCAGCTTTAATTCCTTCTTCTTTTAACTTATCCACAGCTAATATAGCAGATTCATAAGTTGTTCCTAAACATACAATTGCAACTTCTGCATCTTCCATACCATATGATTCAACAATATTATATTTTCTTCCTGATACTTTTTCAAACTCTTCAAATACTTCTTTTACTACTTCTTTAGAAGCCATAAGAGCAGCATGTTGTTTTGCTTTGTGTTCAAAATGCCAATCATGTTCTGTTTGAACACCATGTGTTACAGGTTTAGAAAAATCAAGCATAGCATTTAATGGTTTATAATCACCAATAAAGTTATAAGCTACTTCATCACTTAGGGGTCTTACATTTTGTGCAGTATGTGAAGTCATAAATCCATCTTGATTTGAAATTACTGGAAGTCTTACTTTTTCATGTTCAGAGATTTTAAAAGACATTAATGTCATATCATATGCTTCTTGTGGGCTAAAAGAATCTAAAGAAACCCATCCTGAATCCCTTGTTAAGTATAAATCTGAATGGTCACCATTTACATTTAATGGTGCAGCTAAAGCTCTATTTACTAGACATAATACTACTGGTATTCTCATCCCTGATGCTTGGTATAATACTTCTATCATAAGAGCTAATCCTTGAGATGAAGTTGCCGTTGCAACTCTACCACCAGCAGCCCCTGCTCCTACACAACCAGACATTGCTGCATGCTCAGATTCAACCATAATTACTTCACCATCAACATACCCATTTGCATGCATTGAAGCATAGTTTTCAACTGTTGCAGTTGAAGGAGTAATAGGATATGCTGCAACAACATCAACAGCAGCTTGTCTTAAAGCTTGGGCATTTGCCATATTCCCATCCCAAACCTCTACTGTATTTAATTCCATTTGTTTACTATTCATTACTTTCACCCTTTTTCTTTTTCTCAGGCCATTTAGCAAGAGCATCTTCATTTTTTTCTGTTTCATTAAACATTAAAAGTGATTTTGGATTTGTAGGACATACACTTACACAGATACCACATCCTTTACAGTGATCATAATCAACTCCTTTCATCTCTTTATCTCTTGCAATAATAGATGAATCAGGACAGAATATCCAACAGTTTTGACAGTCAATACAGATTTCAGAATTCCATACTGGCTTTATTACTCTCCAATCACCCACATAGGCATTTTTTGAGTTAGTTTCTGCATATGTTCTATCTTCTGGTTGAACTTCTGCTATATTATAATTTACAGTTTGTTCAAAAGAAAATAGTGCTGCTCCTGGAACTAATTCATCCCATCCCATATCTTTTATTGATTTACTCATAATACCACCTTTAATTTACTTCGTTGAAAGCTCTTTCAATAGCAATCATATTTGCATCAATTACTTTTTGAGGTAGCTTTTTTAGTACAGCTTTCATTGCATCTTTGAAATATTCTAATTCAAACATTCCACTAATTTTCATAAATGCACCAAGCATTGGAGTATTTGGGATAGGTCTTCCAATAGTTTCTTGAGAGATTTTAAGACAGTCAAGAATAAAAACTCTATCTTCTCTTCCTTGTAATGCTGGAATTAAATTAATTAATTCATTTTTTTGTAAGTGTGTAGTAATTATATATTTAGTTTCTGGTTTTTCATTTGCAGTAAAATCATCTGTAAAGGCTAAACCTGGATCTAAAATAAAAACATAATCTGGAACCATATATTTTTCATGATTTATGATTTTTTTATCATCAATTCTATTATATGCAGTCATTGATGCACCTCTTTTTGCAGAACCATAAAATGCAAAAGCTTGCACTTCTTTTCCAGTTTCTGCAACAACTGAACCTAAACCTTTAGCTCCTGTCACAGCACCTTGACCAGCACGGCTATGCCATCTTATTTCTAGCATTTTAGCTCCTAAAATTTAGTTAGTGTAAGACACCTCTTTTTTGTCTATACTTATTTTATGAGATAATTACTTATAGCAACCTTTTAAATTATAAATTTAATATGTAAAATTAATGTAAAAATCAGCTAAAATTATTTGCTGAACTTATTTTTAAGTATTAGTAAAGCCCAAAAAGTAAGAATTATAAAATATTTTTATAATTCTTTATTAATTTGAA
This genomic window contains:
- a CDS encoding tRNA (5-methylaminomethyl-2-thiouridine)(34)-methyltransferase MnmD, translating into MYKVVTTRDGSKTLFSQQYNQHYHSINDGAIFESLSKHIIPAFTFHQNKNELNILDICFGLGYNTLATIYYVKKYNINAKINIYSPELDEVLISSLKEFEYPKEFEELKSIIIKLCEDKYYKDTQFNIIIKIGDAREYLNSLEINFDIIYQDAFSSDVNNELWTKEYFDILYRLSNKNTIITTYSIATPVRLSMYEAGFNIYEYIPEIKKQTLAFKEKQELLGKFVDMQLKKQRNPQAKALRD
- the luxS gene encoding S-ribosylhomocysteine lyase; protein product: MPLLDSFRVDHTIMPAPAVRVAKTMKSPSGDVITVYDLRFCIPNKKMLGEKGIHTLEHLFAGFIRNHLNSDKVEIIDVSPMGCRTGFYMSLLGNPSEEVVATAWKKSMEDVIKVKSQNDIPELNEYQCGTYKMHSLEEAKQIAQEVLNNGIGVMSNKDLFLPEEKLKELEI
- a CDS encoding cache domain-containing protein — protein: MNKYTNTEKKIKKITLLSSTIIILLVATIIGIILIQTEFTNFNNHINNFKNTIIERKKFTLKTSVENLINDIKIEEFSILKNKKYRIKNQSIIAYNLAKAIYKKSKNLTKEEKLKFIKDALTQISNKENDINYFILDKKGTIILNTEYKKIEGENYLNIQDISGKKFINEIIHSNNKKQTFHEYFWYKPKSNILSKKILFARALDELDIIIGSTTFLEKIKENITSKIKEKIFKQSSNKEDFILIYNVTSLNDILNSDLIIQKHVIANKFDKEAIKDLLIKTNYKGNDFIFYEDSEKLMYGSFIQEYRYFIANVTNLNTINNIIKNERNISYKNLIKNITKLSISISVITIFFFIISLLFTKKIDSLFKNYKKRVISNEQKFKLLFNHSNNAFIISNKHKGEILSFNNTALKLTSYKHSELLNRNFFELFINLDKEMVLNKSSFEKTIKLKDKNNNIKIIELQIVNYNNYDENLLFSSLKDITERTYLKKQKRRQEQLLIQKSKMAAMGEMIENIAHQWRQPLSQISGLFFDIQSAYEYNELTKKYLINRINEANDLTEYMSKTIDDFRNFFDPNSKKEEFYIFEAVENALKILNSTLSFYKIKVKIKKGKDFKIYGFKNEYAQAIVNIISNAKDILVDRKVTNPKIKIYIKEEKHNTLYIEDNAGGVDKNILDKIFDPYFTTKCNYGTGIGLYMTKLIIEEKMNGEIKVENSIKGAIFSITV
- a CDS encoding response regulator transcription factor; the encoded protein is MQNFKAYTILYIEDDEEVRKINSRILKRMFKTLIEAKDGFEGFKLYKKYKPHIILTDINLPKLDGISLSKKIRENDLNTKIIISTAFSNKDYLLEAIELNLEKYIIKPLSSKNLYPALKKAVKKIEESKDKKIYLNANFYFDCKNLLFYYKDSPLTLTKKEFLFLELLVKNRNRIISYEEIERVVWNEKYMSIYSLRTTIGFLRKKLPIKCIKNISNIGYKLNIE
- a CDS encoding tripartite tricarboxylate transporter permease, encoding MIDGILQGAQTAFSFYNILMVIIGCFAGTIIGMLPGLGPISAIALMIPITYGMDPSSGLILIAGVYYGAVFGGSTSSILINAPGVAGTVASSFDGYPLSKKGQAGKALAIAAYSSFSGGTIAAIFLLIAAPILANISLSFQSSDYFAMMLLGLTAVAAFSGRGNFLKASIMTIFGIMLSTIGIDSDSGIPRFTFGRLDLIDGISFLLLAMAAFALSEAMMNILENKRTNKDEETKLKNELGSLKLQKNEIRQIAPTIARSSILGFFVGILPGAGATIASFLAYGMERSFASKKEKQKFGNGSLQGLAGPESANNAASSGSFVPLLTLGIPGSGTTAVILGALISYGIQPGPTLYIDNPILFWSVIISMYIGNLVLLILNLPLIPYIAKILTLPKQLLLPLIIFFSLIGVYLVTFNNFDIYIMTLFAVVALFLRILDFPMAPMILGFILGKMIEDNLRRSLTISDGSISFLWERPITLSLLIIIIVIILSPIILKYLSKKRS
- a CDS encoding tripartite tricarboxylate transporter TctB family protein, whose amino-acid sequence is MSKNIIGSIFFLALSSFYFYNVFDIKELPNAQFEVMTPSTFPFYIGIIGIIISLLMLFFAIKEKHNEKISLEYLKSLDFKTIFLFITLMFLYGLIIKILGFILSTIIFLALSFIFLKERNIKRILIISISISVGFYLILNNILGVYIVPGFFIEYIKGVFL
- a CDS encoding tripartite tricarboxylate transporter substrate binding protein, with the translated sequence MKNYKLTKTFKNLFISLLIVNSTLFAANIEKIHFLIPGGAGGGWDGTARGVGEALLKSNLIKEASYENISGGGGGKAIAYLIETANKQQNTIMVNSTPIVIRSLQGIFPQSFRDLSLISTVIADFGVLVVKNDSKYNSWEDVKKAFKKNPGKIKIAGGSSRGSMDHLVAAQIFKAANGNPRDVRYVPYNAGGKAIAGLLTGEVDILSTGLGEVLEKHKKKELKIIGVTSNKSIEGIPSFKSMGVDAYFVNWRGFFAAPNLPKKKIDEFAKILEDMYKTEEWEKIRKRNGWENLYKSKEEFKLFLENQEKIISSLMKEMGFL
- a CDS encoding thiamine pyrophosphate-dependent enzyme, with protein sequence MSNQKEIKNLKTFSTAAERFEGSHVLCPGCAHSIIVREVLNATNDNLVVSAATGCLEVCTAIYPHTSWDCSWIHIGFENASTAIAGAETMNKVLRKKGRIPADTPQPKFVAFGGDGATYDIGFQFISGCFERGHDFMYVCLDNEVYANTGGQRSSSTPIGASTTTAPAGTVSYGEKKNKKDILSIMAAHGSPYVAQVAPNKWKDMVKKIQRGFDTEGPVFINAMSACTTEWRFKPDQTIEASDLATDSLVFPLYEIIDGTELNITYRPKNIVPVRDYLAFQPRFKHLFAPENEHIIEEWQKRVDARWEYLQRREEARV